A window of Fibrobacter sp. UWR3 contains these coding sequences:
- a CDS encoding ParB/RepB/Spo0J family partition protein, with amino-acid sequence MGKKSFALGRGLAAIMKDHDINFKGEQANTINNPAETSEKFEKIVEISIDLIDPNPFQPRKAFDDEELSELADSIKQQGLIQPIALRKVGDRYQIISGERRTRATRIAGLPTIKAQVFENLDDKAMAEWALIENIQRVDLNPVEIARSYQQLIDKHGYKHEDLAKIVSKSRSAITNSLRLLKLPEQVLVWIEEGKLNSGAARALCSDKIGDPESLAERIIEEGLNVRQIEAIIRGDDDGSTNSTGSSTGSPTENVKVPEPAEGPETPAKPKPELSADMKQFETRLETFFGTKVQLNPSSSGKPEGTIVIKYYSMDDLTRIQEIMENR; translated from the coding sequence ATGGGAAAGAAATCTTTTGCACTGGGTCGCGGCCTCGCCGCCATCATGAAGGACCACGACATCAATTTTAAAGGTGAACAGGCGAACACTATCAACAATCCTGCCGAAACTTCCGAAAAATTCGAGAAGATTGTTGAAATCTCGATTGACCTTATCGACCCGAACCCCTTCCAGCCGCGCAAGGCGTTCGACGACGAGGAACTTTCCGAACTTGCCGACTCCATCAAGCAGCAGGGTCTTATCCAGCCGATCGCTCTGCGCAAGGTGGGCGACCGTTACCAGATTATCAGCGGCGAACGCCGTACCCGCGCGACCAGGATTGCAGGTCTCCCGACAATCAAGGCGCAAGTCTTCGAGAACCTCGACGACAAGGCGATGGCGGAATGGGCGCTCATCGAGAATATCCAGCGCGTCGACCTGAACCCGGTCGAAATTGCACGTTCCTATCAACAACTTATCGATAAGCACGGCTACAAGCACGAAGACCTGGCCAAGATTGTGAGTAAGTCGCGCTCCGCGATTACCAACAGCCTGCGCCTCCTCAAGCTCCCGGAACAGGTGCTCGTTTGGATAGAGGAAGGAAAGTTGAACAGCGGTGCCGCCCGCGCACTCTGCAGCGACAAGATCGGCGACCCCGAATCGCTTGCGGAACGCATTATCGAGGAAGGCCTGAACGTTCGCCAGATCGAGGCGATTATCCGCGGCGACGACGATGGTTCGACTAATTCGACAGGCTCATCAACCGGCTCACCAACCGAAAACGTCAAGGTCCCTGAGCCTGCCGAAGGGCCCGAGACGCCCGCGAAGCCCAAGCCGGAACTGAGCGCCGACATGAAACAGTTCGAGACAAGGCTCGAGACGTTCTTCGGCACGAAGGTGCAGCTCAACCCGAGCAGCTCCGGCAAGCCGGAAGGCACCATCGTCATCAAGTACTACAGCATGGACGACCTGACCCGCATCCAGGAAATCATGGAAAACCGCTAG
- a CDS encoding M23 family metallopeptidase, with protein MKKKYYTVQIIPEDSHEIKKFKVSTRWFLFGKIFLVIFIIVLGAFCYNLAKINRIVASYEKIRVVNAQLIKKDKNYEEMFERLDSLWILEQRIQNIFETFIENDSNKINSIIDRNRFAHSPSEKNEIDFEGHGWKTLEEKLKIEKIPDIVPVVGIVSKKFSGESGHLGTDFSANPGNPVFATGTGTVEFAGKKGELGNTIEINHGNGYVTTYSHLMNIKTRKGSPVHKGDIIGSVGATGTTNGPHLHYTIIKDGVPQDPETYINY; from the coding sequence ATGAAAAAGAAGTACTACACAGTACAGATTATCCCGGAAGACTCGCACGAAATCAAAAAGTTCAAGGTTTCGACGAGGTGGTTCCTTTTCGGGAAGATTTTTCTGGTAATTTTCATAATTGTTCTCGGTGCTTTCTGCTACAATCTGGCAAAAATCAACCGGATTGTCGCAAGTTACGAGAAAATCCGCGTGGTCAATGCCCAACTTATCAAGAAAGACAAGAACTACGAGGAAATGTTCGAGCGCCTTGACTCTCTCTGGATACTGGAACAGCGTATCCAGAACATATTCGAGACGTTTATCGAGAACGACTCCAACAAAATCAACAGTATTATAGACAGGAACAGGTTCGCACACTCGCCTTCCGAGAAAAACGAAATCGATTTCGAAGGACACGGGTGGAAAACCCTCGAGGAAAAGTTAAAAATCGAGAAAATTCCGGATATCGTACCTGTCGTGGGTATCGTGAGCAAGAAATTCAGCGGGGAAAGCGGCCATCTCGGTACGGACTTCTCGGCTAACCCGGGTAACCCGGTCTTCGCTACCGGAACGGGAACCGTGGAATTCGCAGGCAAGAAGGGCGAACTCGGGAACACCATCGAAATCAACCACGGGAACGGCTACGTCACTACCTACTCGCACTTGATGAACATCAAGACGAGAAAGGGGAGCCCCGTTCACAAGGGCGACATCATCGGATCGGTAGGTGCCACGGGTACCACGAACGGACCGCACCTGCATTATACTATTATTAAAGACGGGGTCCCGCAGGACCCGGAAACCTATATCAACTACTAA
- a CDS encoding polymer-forming cytoskeletal protein, producing the protein MATKGEQEITQIGGSITIKGDISGKSDVRVAGNVNGSINIEGELIIERSGYIEGEIKATNAVVAGSVKGNIDVSEKLILESSSKFVGNIKTKQLIIQEGAMFQGNCQMGMPAQAATPAKKEEKA; encoded by the coding sequence ATGGCTACAAAAGGCGAACAGGAAATTACCCAGATTGGCGGAAGCATCACCATCAAGGGTGACATCAGCGGCAAGAGCGACGTGCGTGTTGCCGGCAACGTGAACGGCAGCATCAACATCGAAGGCGAGCTCATCATCGAGCGCAGCGGCTACATCGAAGGCGAAATCAAGGCCACCAACGCCGTTGTCGCCGGTAGCGTGAAGGGCAATATCGACGTGTCCGAAAAGCTCATCCTCGAGAGCTCCTCCAAGTTCGTGGGCAACATCAAGACCAAGCAGCTCATTATCCAGGAAGGCGCAATGTTCCAGGGCAACTGCCAGATGGGCATGCCGGCACAGGCTGCAACACCTGCCAAGAAAGAGGAAAAGGCCTAA
- a CDS encoding metallophosphoesterase — translation MSSKVLKIGQITDIHIGEDENLVQGIDVRKNFLTALNSESMKDIDLLVLSGDLANENAEPGAYRYIAEQLKGVKCPVCIIPGNHDSLDVMVKFFDMPVKNGKCYFRYDLEGRSMFFLDSAIGEVSRDQLDWLEEEVPKVDGEVILFMHHPPCFCGHKFMDLHYHLRNMVEVQQVLSKFKNLKHVFCGHYHSEHQMKFSHIHVHAAPPTQMQIDADRPYFKLKSTEPGWQVIYWGDSVKTEVHY, via the coding sequence ATGTCGTCTAAAGTATTGAAGATAGGTCAGATAACGGATATCCATATCGGTGAGGATGAAAACCTTGTCCAAGGGATCGATGTTCGCAAGAACTTCCTTACCGCGTTGAATTCCGAATCCATGAAGGATATTGACCTTCTCGTGCTTTCGGGCGACCTCGCGAACGAGAACGCCGAGCCGGGCGCCTACCGCTATATCGCGGAACAGCTCAAGGGGGTCAAGTGCCCCGTGTGCATTATCCCCGGCAACCACGACAGCCTCGACGTGATGGTGAAGTTCTTCGACATGCCGGTGAAGAACGGCAAGTGCTATTTCCGCTACGACCTCGAAGGCAGGTCCATGTTCTTCCTGGACAGTGCAATCGGTGAGGTTTCCCGCGACCAGCTCGACTGGCTCGAGGAAGAAGTCCCGAAGGTCGACGGCGAAGTTATACTGTTCATGCACCACCCGCCCTGCTTTTGCGGGCACAAGTTCATGGACCTGCACTACCACCTGAGGAACATGGTGGAGGTGCAGCAGGTTCTCTCGAAGTTCAAGAACCTGAAACACGTTTTCTGCGGGCACTACCACAGCGAGCACCAGATGAAGTTCTCGCACATCCACGTGCATGCCGCTCCGCCGACGCAGATGCAGATTGACGCCGACAGGCCGTACTTCAAGTTGAAGAGCACCGAGCCCGGTTGGCAGGTTATTTACTGGGGCGATTCCGTCAAAACCGAGGTACATTACTAG
- a CDS encoding ATP-binding domain-containing protein, translated as MPIRITINPNSESSAEWAIFHMAETLGPAWDVWMNRHLVFNSRACGAMNREVDCILYHREYGMLIVECKGGKIWTRYNEKSKATEWFSGNNPLVPPPSEQVGSLISPLHEYMKEILEPAREGKMRKVRVQWAVCFSDMDSMEGIPGSEIPRKRALLRPDVLNAKRFEKRIIEILETPVQANGNMPFMNEYLDEDSLFRLRNFLDGQGEKPDAAEIIKSSYENCFQEATEMQQMMMESISRNPRMRIEGVAGSGKSHMVVWDALRLSRIGKNVAIACYNDLLATELKHDVDKVISKDRIGVEKKYAQDGGVSYGRVDVLAYSEWCEKYVRAAKVKVAKSGDRSLYFDKELPQAFVKAQKILAKDKKTREKFFYDAVIIDEGQDFASEWVDSFLGLLHNEEHGTVRFFYDPAQRLYASRNGIDNAQVEAMPVMVLNRGFRSTKRILEWVRRNTGFRLQAFDNIVLGEAVKEMQYRDGAEQAQMLRARIDELIKKKHLSVSDILVVSMKSDKSSALKGISDDRIVWNAGGDKSLIKDKVNIVSVYRIKGLDSTAVILTDIEEPAEASRHEDWKRCLLVGATRAKSLLTVFRKK; from the coding sequence ATGCCGATTCGTATTACTATCAACCCGAATTCAGAATCCAGCGCGGAGTGGGCCATTTTCCATATGGCAGAAACACTCGGACCCGCGTGGGACGTGTGGATGAACCGCCACCTTGTTTTCAACAGCCGTGCGTGTGGCGCCATGAACAGGGAGGTTGACTGCATTCTGTACCACCGTGAGTACGGCATGCTTATTGTGGAATGCAAGGGCGGCAAGATTTGGACAAGGTATAACGAGAAATCAAAGGCCACGGAATGGTTCAGTGGCAATAACCCGCTGGTGCCGCCGCCGAGCGAGCAAGTGGGTTCGCTTATTTCTCCCCTGCACGAATACATGAAGGAAATCCTCGAGCCCGCACGCGAAGGGAAGATGCGCAAGGTGCGCGTGCAGTGGGCGGTATGCTTTAGCGACATGGACAGCATGGAAGGGATTCCCGGTTCGGAAATCCCGAGGAAGCGCGCGCTGCTGCGGCCAGACGTTCTCAACGCGAAACGTTTCGAGAAGCGAATCATCGAGATTCTCGAAACTCCTGTACAGGCGAACGGCAACATGCCGTTCATGAACGAGTACCTCGACGAGGATTCGCTCTTTAGGCTCAGGAACTTCCTTGACGGCCAGGGCGAAAAACCCGATGCGGCAGAAATCATTAAGAGCAGTTACGAGAACTGCTTCCAGGAGGCGACCGAGATGCAGCAGATGATGATGGAATCCATCTCGCGCAACCCGCGCATGCGCATCGAGGGAGTGGCCGGTTCTGGGAAGTCGCACATGGTAGTGTGGGATGCGCTTCGCCTTTCGCGCATAGGCAAGAACGTGGCGATAGCCTGCTATAACGACTTGCTGGCAACAGAACTCAAGCACGATGTAGACAAGGTAATAAGCAAGGACCGCATAGGTGTCGAAAAGAAGTATGCGCAGGACGGCGGCGTGAGTTACGGGCGCGTAGATGTGCTTGCCTATTCCGAATGGTGCGAGAAATATGTACGCGCCGCGAAGGTGAAGGTAGCGAAGAGTGGCGACAGGTCGCTGTATTTTGACAAGGAACTCCCCCAGGCATTCGTGAAGGCGCAGAAGATTCTGGCGAAAGACAAGAAAACGCGCGAGAAGTTCTTTTACGATGCGGTAATCATCGACGAAGGGCAGGACTTCGCGAGCGAATGGGTAGACTCATTCCTCGGGCTATTGCACAACGAGGAACACGGCACCGTGAGGTTCTTCTACGATCCGGCGCAACGCCTGTATGCAAGCCGCAACGGTATCGACAACGCGCAGGTCGAGGCGATGCCCGTGATGGTGCTGAACCGCGGATTCCGCAGCACGAAGCGCATTCTCGAATGGGTGCGCAGGAATACCGGGTTCAGGCTACAGGCTTTCGACAACATAGTGCTTGGTGAAGCTGTCAAGGAAATGCAGTACAGGGACGGTGCAGAGCAGGCGCAGATGCTGCGCGCGCGTATCGACGAACTCATAAAGAAGAAGCACCTTTCCGTTTCGGATATCCTCGTGGTATCGATGAAGAGCGACAAGAGTTCTGCGCTCAAGGGTATTTCTGATGACCGCATCGTATGGAATGCGGGGGGCGACAAGTCCCTGATTAAGGACAAGGTAAATATCGTGAGCGTCTACCGTATCAAGGGTCTTGATTCTACGGCGGTAATACTTACCGACATCGAGGAACCCGCCGAGGCGAGCAGGCACGAAGACTGGAAACGCTGCCTGCTCGTAGGCGCCACCCGCGCGAAATCGCTCCTTACAGTTTTCAGGAAGAAGTAG
- a CDS encoding AAA family ATPase: MAVRINANELEKLLAATPASQNIMLTGKHGIGKSQILERFFTSRGERVVILFLGQMSDPGDLIGLPRLDELSGKTHFMPPYWFPTDGKPVVLFLDELNRARPEVLQTIMDLTLNRTLAGRKLPEGSRVISAVNDGEEYQLTDLDPALVSRFNIYEFKPTAQEWLLWAAKAGLDSRVIDFISENPDMLDGAAFTREDQGLEKSPDRRGWERVSKVLQTNEVTALLKTVIAGIIGMPAASKFFATINQKKLPSAKNILLGDFAKQKAAIKKCTTPELASVNESVFRFIETKGYDAKDEAKVIENFAAYFEFLSGEKFREAQAHFANLYSSSMYPAAMTLVIMKCPELYKKITQFVQSI, from the coding sequence ATGGCGGTAAGAATAAACGCGAATGAATTGGAAAAGCTGCTGGCGGCGACACCCGCATCGCAGAACATAATGCTCACGGGCAAGCACGGGATTGGCAAGTCGCAGATCCTGGAGAGGTTCTTCACGTCGCGTGGCGAGCGCGTGGTGATTCTGTTCCTCGGGCAGATGAGCGATCCGGGCGATTTGATAGGCCTCCCGCGGCTCGACGAGTTGAGCGGCAAGACGCATTTTATGCCGCCGTACTGGTTCCCGACGGACGGCAAGCCCGTGGTACTTTTTTTGGACGAACTGAACCGCGCCCGCCCGGAAGTTTTGCAGACCATCATGGACCTGACGCTCAACCGGACTCTTGCGGGCCGCAAATTGCCCGAGGGCTCCCGCGTGATTAGCGCGGTGAACGACGGCGAGGAATACCAGCTCACGGATTTGGACCCGGCACTCGTGAGCCGCTTCAACATCTACGAATTCAAGCCCACCGCGCAGGAATGGCTCCTGTGGGCGGCAAAGGCGGGGCTCGATTCCCGCGTCATCGACTTCATCTCGGAAAACCCGGATATGCTCGACGGTGCCGCCTTTACCCGCGAGGACCAGGGGCTCGAAAAGTCGCCCGATAGGCGCGGGTGGGAACGCGTCTCGAAGGTGTTACAGACAAACGAAGTGACGGCGCTCTTAAAGACCGTAATTGCGGGCATCATCGGGATGCCTGCCGCATCGAAGTTCTTCGCGACTATCAACCAGAAAAAGCTCCCGAGCGCGAAGAATATTTTGCTCGGCGATTTCGCGAAGCAGAAGGCGGCAATCAAGAAATGCACCACGCCGGAACTTGCCTCCGTGAACGAGTCCGTGTTCCGCTTTATCGAGACGAAGGGCTACGACGCGAAGGACGAGGCGAAGGTGATAGAGAACTTCGCCGCATACTTTGAATTCCTTTCGGGCGAAAAGTTCCGCGAGGCGCAGGCGCATTTCGCGAACCTGTATTCCTCCTCGATGTACCCGGCCGCCATGACGCTTGTCATCATGAAGTGCCCCGAGCTGTACAAGAAAATCACGCAGTTTGTCCAGTCAATTTAA
- a CDS encoding VWA-like domain-containing protein — MNALDRIKKISERWFLTEPLLFAVYCSHEFVENSAIEVPMRTGNMKIEFAPKILDKIADDVLVEYLKIEMFRILLKHPYQRQPSFAAKALLTMASNITIADVYDVSREVKKQMSGTEQKLPGGLCFEEYYNLLLQNTTPNSGKSGGEPQKTDSGPGQGDKSGQGGDDSGNGNQEGGESGQQGGDGSGADSGDASGDSRGNGSGSKGNSRGSSGRDGGGSGGKGSGASGNSGAGNSQEHRDSQISELWEDNEEACCNINEFIEVATASNNWGTVAGKLQGLIKASLKVDMDYRKMLSLFKTSVISSRRRLTRMRPNRRSGFDAMGSRYELSTNLLIAVDVSGSVTDKSLQFFFSVINRLFKYGVEKLDVLQFDAQIQGEIEPLKKARKTVKIMGRGGTSFQPAADYYCEHPEYDGLIYFTDGYAPPPVFNTKRPIDVLWVICSRQCYAENAEWIRKMKRNRVTFIPRSE, encoded by the coding sequence ATGAACGCCTTGGACAGAATAAAGAAAATCAGCGAGCGGTGGTTCCTGACGGAGCCGCTGCTGTTTGCGGTTTACTGCAGTCACGAATTCGTGGAGAACAGTGCGATTGAAGTACCGATGAGAACCGGCAACATGAAGATTGAATTCGCTCCAAAAATTCTGGACAAGATTGCAGACGATGTGCTGGTGGAATACCTGAAAATCGAGATGTTTCGCATATTGCTCAAGCACCCCTACCAGCGACAGCCCTCTTTCGCCGCGAAGGCCCTGCTGACCATGGCGAGCAATATAACGATTGCGGACGTGTACGATGTATCGCGCGAGGTGAAGAAGCAGATGAGCGGTACGGAGCAGAAACTCCCCGGCGGGCTGTGTTTCGAGGAATACTACAATCTGCTCCTGCAAAATACGACCCCGAATTCGGGAAAGTCTGGCGGCGAGCCGCAGAAAACGGATAGTGGCCCCGGTCAGGGCGACAAGTCTGGGCAGGGTGGCGATGACTCCGGCAACGGCAATCAGGAAGGCGGCGAATCCGGACAACAGGGTGGTGACGGGAGCGGCGCAGATTCTGGCGACGCTTCCGGTGACTCGCGCGGCAATGGCAGCGGTTCGAAAGGCAATTCGCGCGGGAGTTCTGGCCGAGACGGCGGCGGCTCCGGTGGCAAGGGTTCGGGCGCTTCGGGTAATTCCGGCGCCGGCAATTCGCAGGAACATCGCGACTCGCAAATCTCGGAACTCTGGGAAGATAACGAGGAGGCCTGCTGCAACATAAACGAGTTTATCGAAGTCGCCACCGCGAGCAACAACTGGGGCACCGTCGCGGGCAAGTTGCAGGGGCTCATCAAGGCAAGCCTGAAAGTTGACATGGACTACCGCAAGATGCTCAGTTTGTTCAAAACCTCGGTCATCTCGAGCAGGCGCCGCCTCACGCGCATGCGGCCCAACCGCCGCTCCGGTTTCGACGCGATGGGTAGCCGCTACGAACTTTCGACGAACTTGCTTATCGCTGTTGACGTGAGCGGGTCCGTTACCGACAAGAGCCTGCAATTTTTCTTCTCGGTCATTAACCGCCTTTTCAAATACGGAGTCGAGAAACTGGACGTATTGCAGTTCGACGCCCAAATTCAGGGCGAAATCGAGCCGCTCAAGAAGGCGCGCAAGACCGTGAAGATTATGGGCCGCGGCGGTACGAGTTTCCAGCCCGCTGCCGACTATTACTGCGAACACCCCGAATACGACGGGCTTATCTACTTTACCGACGGTTACGCCCCGCCTCCTGTATTCAACACCAAGCGCCCCATCGATGTGCTGTGGGTCATTTGCAGCAGGCAGTGCTACGCGGAGAATGCCGAGTGGATCCGCAAGATGAAACGCAATCGCGTCACCTTTATTCCGAGGAGTGAATGA
- a CDS encoding type II toxin-antitoxin system HipA family toxin produces the protein MIAVEVKLWGTTIGALSMLEGESVARFEYAPELIGAGVEPAPIAMPVSNRIYTFPQLSGTFHGLPGLFADSLPDKFGNRVIDAWLLQQGRTPESFTALERLCYTGNRGMGALEFLPLQGPDSAGDDSLDVENLRKFAAEVLNQRKRFSVRNIKGRPLSKKNGKAFEEILRVGTSAGGARAKILVAYDEATGEMRSGQVATDPRFGYWLLKLDDVQNNSDKEGADLFGYGAIEYTYSQMAKLAGIDMTECRLYECAGHRHFMTRRFDRLAGGKKLHYQSLCALAHYDFNMPGAYSYEQALDIVRRLGLGYDALEEMFRRAAFNICARNQDDHAKNIGFLMDKRGVWSLAPAFDMTYAYNPQGTWTGTHQMTFNGKREKFTLDDFHAVAKFAGLRQGRYKKILAEVESAVKRWPKLAKKNGVPASVIRAIAGVHEFMLR, from the coding sequence ATGATCGCGGTAGAGGTAAAACTCTGGGGTACGACCATCGGGGCGCTCTCCATGCTCGAGGGCGAATCGGTCGCGCGTTTCGAGTACGCACCTGAATTAATCGGCGCGGGCGTCGAGCCTGCGCCCATCGCGATGCCCGTTTCCAACCGCATCTACACCTTCCCGCAGCTTTCCGGAACGTTCCACGGGCTGCCCGGGCTTTTTGCAGATAGCCTTCCCGACAAGTTCGGCAACAGGGTAATCGATGCGTGGCTCCTGCAACAGGGCCGCACGCCCGAAAGCTTCACCGCGCTCGAACGCCTGTGCTACACGGGAAACCGCGGCATGGGCGCGCTGGAGTTCCTGCCGTTGCAGGGGCCCGACTCCGCAGGCGACGACTCGCTGGACGTAGAAAACCTGCGAAAATTTGCCGCCGAGGTGCTGAACCAGCGCAAGCGCTTTTCGGTAAGGAACATCAAGGGCAGGCCACTCTCCAAGAAGAACGGCAAGGCCTTCGAGGAAATCCTTCGGGTGGGCACGTCGGCGGGCGGCGCGCGTGCAAAGATTCTCGTGGCATACGACGAAGCCACCGGCGAAATGCGCTCGGGGCAGGTGGCGACAGACCCGCGGTTCGGTTACTGGCTCCTAAAACTTGACGACGTACAAAATAACAGCGACAAGGAAGGCGCCGACCTGTTCGGGTACGGAGCCATCGAGTACACGTACTCGCAAATGGCTAAACTCGCGGGCATCGACATGACGGAATGCAGGCTTTACGAATGCGCGGGTCACAGGCATTTTATGACGCGGCGTTTCGACCGCCTCGCGGGCGGCAAGAAACTGCACTACCAGTCGCTCTGCGCGCTCGCCCACTACGACTTCAACATGCCGGGCGCATACAGCTACGAGCAGGCGCTCGATATTGTCAGGCGGCTCGGCCTCGGCTACGACGCTCTCGAAGAAATGTTCCGCAGGGCGGCATTCAACATCTGCGCACGCAACCAGGACGACCACGCGAAAAACATCGGATTCCTGATGGACAAGCGCGGAGTGTGGAGCCTCGCGCCCGCTTTCGACATGACGTACGCCTACAACCCGCAGGGCACATGGACCGGCACGCACCAGATGACGTTCAACGGCAAGCGCGAAAAATTTACGCTGGACGATTTCCATGCGGTCGCGAAGTTCGCAGGACTAAGGCAGGGCCGCTACAAGAAAATTCTCGCCGAAGTCGAAAGCGCGGTAAAACGCTGGCCGAAACTCGCCAAAAAGAACGGCGTCCCCGCAAGCGTCATCCGCGCAATCGCAGGCGTTCACGAATTCATGCTTCGCTAG
- a CDS encoding helix-turn-helix domain-containing protein, giving the protein MATYSAQTDKSALALLGRRMAAFRIRRNWTQAQLAEQAGVSKGTVEHIERGDSVQVLNLIKVLRVCGMLEAFLAIFPDDSPSPMQILRMGEVKARKRVRTPRSANNSLGTNAPRNTGATSASANSVAENSADYVAGGVASSTKGKTSAAKTKRKTPWVWGEDK; this is encoded by the coding sequence ATGGCTACATATTCCGCACAGACCGACAAATCCGCGCTTGCCCTGCTCGGCAGGCGCATGGCGGCATTCCGTATCCGCCGCAACTGGACGCAGGCCCAGCTCGCCGAACAGGCGGGCGTGAGCAAGGGCACCGTCGAGCACATCGAGCGGGGCGATTCCGTGCAGGTGCTGAACCTCATCAAGGTCCTGCGGGTATGCGGCATGCTCGAAGCGTTCCTCGCCATATTCCCCGACGACTCGCCGTCGCCCATGCAAATCCTGCGGATGGGCGAGGTCAAGGCGCGCAAGCGCGTCCGCACCCCGCGCAGCGCAAATAACTCGCTGGGCACAAACGCCCCGCGCAATACCGGCGCAACAAGCGCCAGCGCGAATTCAGTCGCCGAAAATTCCGCGGATTATGTTGCAGGCGGCGTAGCGTCTAGCACGAAAGGCAAAACATCTGCCGCAAAAACTAAACGCAAAACGCCCTGGGTCTGGGGCGAAGACAAGTAG
- a CDS encoding ADP-ribosylglycohydrolase family protein has protein sequence MIGAIIGDTIGSIYEFDNIKTKDFDFWGEGIEPTDDSVLTFATANWLLHGGEAWRHYCDFATEYDNPMGEYGSGFLQFVANARRGKKSQPYNSCGNGSAMRVGPVGWAFDTMDEVLEWAKVSAECSHNHPEGIKGAQATAASILLARKGADKADIKKFVESEFGYGLDFTLDELRPIYGWDYYGAEQCQGTVPQAIRCVLEATDFEDAIRNAISLGGDSDTLACIAGSIAEPLFGVSQAMYKHEVNILKALFPKLQKLLVEFEKKYGNRVI, from the coding sequence ATGATAGGTGCGATTATCGGCGATACCATCGGGTCGATTTACGAATTCGACAACATCAAGACCAAGGATTTCGATTTCTGGGGCGAGGGCATCGAGCCGACCGACGACAGCGTGCTGACCTTCGCAACGGCAAACTGGCTTTTGCACGGTGGCGAGGCGTGGCGGCACTACTGCGATTTCGCTACCGAATACGACAACCCCATGGGCGAGTACGGCTCCGGGTTCTTGCAGTTCGTCGCGAACGCGCGCAGGGGCAAAAAATCGCAACCCTACAACAGCTGCGGAAACGGTTCCGCAATGCGGGTGGGGCCTGTCGGCTGGGCGTTCGATACCATGGACGAGGTTCTCGAATGGGCGAAGGTATCTGCGGAATGTTCACACAACCATCCCGAAGGAATCAAGGGAGCACAAGCGACCGCCGCATCAATCCTGCTAGCCCGCAAAGGCGCCGACAAAGCCGACATCAAGAAATTCGTGGAAAGCGAGTTCGGCTATGGTCTTGACTTTACCCTCGACGAACTACGACCCATATACGGATGGGATTATTACGGGGCGGAGCAATGCCAGGGGACCGTTCCGCAGGCAATCCGCTGCGTGCTGGAGGCTACGGATTTCGAGGACGCCATCCGGAACGCAATCTCGCTCGGCGGCGACAGCGATACGCTCGCGTGCATTGCGGGGAGCATCGCGGAACCCCTGTTCGGTGTCTCGCAGGCGATGTACAAGCACGAAGTGAACATCCTCAAGGCCCTTTTCCCGAAGTTGCAAAAGCTGCTCGTCGAATTCGAGAAGAAATATGGCAACAGGGTGATTTAG